The Halorarum halophilum genome contains the following window.
ATTCCGCTGTTCAGTTCCGTCTGGGTCATACAGCTGTCACAGCCCCGAACCTCCCCGTCGTTTCCCCCGAAGACGCGGACGAACGACGGCGTGACGAAGCTCCCGCAGTTGATGCATTCTGGCATACGTGTTGCTCCCACCGGCCCGCTGGGCCGACGGGTCCGAGGATGGGTGATACCAGCGTGACTGTTGGGCTTGACATATCACGGTGTTAAACCGGACCGCATCCGGGACGTGCGGTTTCGCGGTTCCGGACGTGGACCCCATACAGTCGAAGCTGGATATCCCGACCGACCGGGCTCCTAATTCGATTCGACGGTGTTCGACCCGATTCGCCGACGGGGGTCGCCCCGCTCCCACCCGTCGCCGGCGTACCGAACGGTGCCATCAACGACGAGCCGATCATAGAGGCCGACCTCGGATCGAGGACGCCGCCGACCGGCGAGGCGGCCGGGTGGAGAACCGTGCTTGTCGGGTTCGAGCTCGTCGAAAGTTTTGCCGCCCGGACGGCCCGACTAGTTGTCCCGTACTGCCTCACGTAACCGGCCGGGCCGGGGGGACGCATTACGGCATTACTGCTGTAAAGGCAGACTAACCGTTGATTCGGACGTAAGGAGCCGATTAACCGGCCGAAAGGGTACGGATACTGGTAGATTTGGTCGCCCCTGCACCGATCGGAGGCCGAGGCAGTCGGGGGCAGTCGCCGGGGTCGGACGGCTGTGAAAAAGGTAGTGTCCAGTCGCGTCCCAGGTGTCGAAATCGCCCGTCACCGGCCCCGACGAGTACAGACCGCAACTTCTATGCGCGGGGTTTGGCGATAGGAATGTACATGATGGACGAAGACGGAACCGAGTGGTCGGACGGGGGGACGACGCTCGATCGTTCGGTCCACGACCCGGCGGCGGGCGACTCGACCGGGACGGCGGTGGCGCTGGCGGTGGGGCGGGCAAAGGACGTACCGCCGACGGAACTCCCGCAGCTCGAATCGGCGCTCGACACCGACGCCCTCGACAGGCTGACGGCGTCGCTCGCGACCCGGTCCGACGAGCAGAGCAGGATCTCGTTCCGGTACGCGGGGGTGGCGGTGTCGATCTCGGGCACCGGCGAGATCGTCGTTCGGGACATCGAGTCGGCCTGAACTCCCCCGCCAGGGCTGAATTCCACGGCACGACGGTCGATCTGGCAGGTTCGATTCCTCGAGGTGGCTTCTCACAGACAGCGAGTGACGTTCGTTCCGACCGACGCCGGACGCGACTGCGAGTGCGACGTCCCCCGCGGCGGCCACGGTCCGTCCGCTCCTGGTCGTCGTCCCTGCGACCCGGTCGTTGCCGAACGACCGTCGCCCGTGCGGGCCTCCTCCGGCGAACTCGCGGGCGCTGTCGCCGGTGGGGCCGCCGAGCCACGGCGAGTTCCCCGGGTCGCGCGCGAACGCCGCGGGCGTCCGCTCCGACGAGCCGGACGGTCCAATAGGTGGAGGATCCGCTCCGCACGCGGCGTCTAACCCCGGTGAACGCGATTCGGGGGCCAACCACGGTCGAGTCGGACTGGAACGCGCTCACGGGGACTGACGGGTCGGAAGTTAGCGACATCGTGACACGCTGTTAAGAAAATCGAATCCGCACGCCCGCCCGCCATCGCGTGTGACGGATCGGGCGTTCGAGTTCGCGCCGCCGAGGGGACGGCGGTGACGAGAAACCGGACGAACGGGCCGTGTAGCCCCCGATTTACTCACTCGTCTCGTTCTTCACCCGGCTCCGGAACGAGCATCTCTGGCCCTCGCTTGTACTTCGGGGTACTCGCGAACTCCTCCATCCGTCGCTTCTCGTCGTCCGTGATTCGACCCGACATCTCTTCTGAGTCAGGGAGGCGCCTAAAAAGTAATTTCGAGCGTACCGGGCCATAGGAGCCTCGTAACTCCAGGATATAGGCCGGCTATCGCCCGATTCGGTCGTGGCCGATCCGACGGATACCCGGCTCAGTCCAGCCCGTCCGTGATCGGGCGGGTGTACACGTCGACGGTGCGGACGATGACGGCCAGGAGGCCGATCAGCACGGCGGCCGAGAGCAGTTTTCGTGACATCGCATCCGGTCCTGGGTCCGGCGGCCGCTTCGTTATCCGCGCGGTACCGCCGCCGGACCGGGGTCCCCCGTTCCACGCCGGCGGCCGAGCGGAACGGTAGGGAAACCATTCGGCCGAACACGGTCCGCATTACAATCCGCCCCACGTCCGTCGGGAAAGCCGTGATTACATCGGGTAAGGTGGACAAACCGAGGGCCGGTCGGTCGGCGGGTGCGACGCCCCCGTCAGCGGGTGGATGGGCGACGCCGGGGACGGACCGACGATCCGGGTCGGGATGAGCTCCGCCAAGACGGCCATCCTCGTCGCCGACGCGGCCGTGGGCTGGGCGCTCGGGAACACGCTGGCGATGGTGCTGGTCGTGACACATCCGGTACAGATGCCCACTCTCCTGATCGTCAGGAACGTCTTCGTGGCCGGGCTGATCGCCGGCGTCCTCATCACCCTGCTCATCACGGGTGCACGGGACGCCCACCGGCTCGGCCTGCTCGGCCGGTACGGGTAGCGTCGGCTGCCCTCGTTCCCTTCTCGCCTCCTTTCCCTACCCCTCCTCCCTCCTCATCGGTCCCCGGAACTCCCGTACTCGGGGGCTAACAACGTGTGAGGGCGCACCCGTGAACGTCATGAGCGGGACAGACCGGGACGCGGTCGAGCACGTCGAGCCGAGCGGCTTCCCCGACCTCGTCGCGGTCCTCTGGCGGCGCCAGGGGTGGACGGTCGAGCCGAACGCGCTGGACGACCGGTTGTACGCGATCGAGCGACGGGAGGCGGGCGCGATCGAACGTCGCGCGCTGTTCGCCGTGTACCGGTCGCCCGGCGGCGCCGTCGATGCCGCGGGCGTGCGCGACCGGGCGCGGGTCGAGCTCGGACCGGACGGGACGACGCTGGCGACGAACGCGGGGTTCACGCCCGAAGCGGTCGACACGGCGGCCGCCCACGGGATCGACCTCGTCGGCCCGGACGACCTCGCGCGCCTCGTCGACGCGCTCGACGCGCGGGCGGTGCTCGACGGGACGGCGACGGACGACGAACGGCGACGGGAAACCAGCCCGGACCAGGGGAACTGACCGCCGAACCGATCCTGTTTCTAGAACGTCGCTATCCGTTTCGGCGCTCCGGGAAGGAACCGCCTTACGAACCGCGAACGGCCGGAATCCGTCGGTGTGAGTGGCGAATACGCGAGAACCGAGTACGCCCGGAGAGGGCTCATCCGTCTCACGCCCCGTGTCGGAGTGGGGGCGCTCGTGGTCACGCAGGCGGCCGACGTGCTCACGACGGTAGTGGCGCTCCGGTTCGTGTCCGGCCTCAAGGAGGCGAACGTCGTCGCGGCCGCCGCCATCGGGGCGCTCGGACCGATCGTCGGGCTGACGCTCGTGTCGGTGGTCGCGGTCGGCACACTGGTCGTCGTGACGGAACGCGGGGTCGCGGTCGTGCGCGACCTCGGTGACGGAGACGGATTGCGTGACGGGGACGGATCGCGTGACGGGGACGGATCACACGACGAGGAGGAATCGCGGGTGCTGGTCGGCGTCGTTCGACTCGTCGGATACGGGCCGATGACCGCCCTGAACCTGATCGTCGCGTTCCACAACACGGCACTGATCGGGACGGTCTGCTGTCCCGGGTGACGCGACGCGCCTCGGCCCGGACCCACGCCGTCGAGGAGGGATTCAGTCGAGGAGGTCCTTCGTCTGGATGAGGTTCCAGGTCTCCCGGCCGTCCTCCGTGATACCGTACACGCGTCCCTTTCGGCGTTCCTCGGGGACGAGAAGTTCGACGAGGTCCCGCTCTCGCAGGCCGCGCAGCGCCCGGGAGACGTGCGTGACCGCGAGGTCCTCGTCGTCGGCGATCCCGGACGGGGTCGCCGGACCGTCGGCCAGTCGCCCGAGGACGGCGACGCGGTAGCGCGAGCTGATGACGTAGCCGACCACGTCCCAGTCGTCGCTCATCGGCTCGTCACTCCTGCCGGTCTCCCGGCGCCGTCGACCCGTTTCGGTGCTGTTCTCGTGCCCATCGTTCGGTAGTCGTCGGTCGTCGCGTCGGATCGGTCGGTTCCCCGGTGAGGGGGAGAGCTGTGCTCGGTCGTCATTGCAGTCGACGCTCCACGAGTGACGCCTCGGTTCCGGGCGCCATGTACCGGCTGTAGACGTACTGTGCCAGCGTCACGACGAGGAACGCCGCGACGACGACGATGCCTGCGACCGCGTCCGGTACGGCGGCGAACCCCGGCGCGTTCACGACGGTGAGGAGGTAGAACAGGCCGCCGACCACCGCGGTTGCGATGTACAGCGTCTGCCAGGGCAGCTCCGTGCGCTCCTCCTCCGGAAGGTACCGTTCGAGCTGGTCGACCGTCGCCGTGAGCCGGATCACGCCGTCGTCGGGATCGTAGTCGACGACGCCGGCGTTCCGGAGCTTCGGGATGTGTGTCTGGTACAGCGAGACGTACACCCGTTTCTCCTGCTGGTCGGTTAGCTCTTCGGCCGGGACCTGGTTCTCCCAGGCGGCAACCTCCCGTGCGAGCGCGGTGAGTTCGATGGGGCCGCCGTGCTCCCGAAGGTACGAGATGACGAACCGACGCCTGGGGTTACTCAGGAGGTCGTACACCTCGTTCTGCGACAGCCTACCGTGCTCTGACTCGGACATCAGTCGAGGCTCATGTGATCGGCGTCCGCCGGCCGCCGTTACCCATACAGCGGTCGGTTGTACACTTTGTTACTCCCCGATTACACGCCGCTCGCAGCGCGACGGCTCGCGGTCCGGTGCGGACTCCTCTCGCGCCACCCAGCCCCGCGCGGTTCATTCCACCGTAACGCTCTTGGCCAGGTTGCGGGGCTTGTCGATGGCGCGCCCGAGGAGGTCGGCGACGTGGTACGACACCAGCTGGAGCTGGACGTTCGCGAGCACGCCCGTCGCGTCGGGGTGGGTGTCCGGAACGGGGAGGAACTCGTCCGCGAGCTCGCGCACCTCCCGCGAGCCCTCGCCGCCGATGGCGATGACCGGCGCGCCCCGCGCGCGGACCTCCTCGACGTTCGCCAGGGCCTTCCCCTGGTGTCGACCGTCGAAGACGGCGACGACGGGGGTGTCCTCCGTGACGAGCGCGAGCGGCCCGTGCTTCAGCTGAGCCGAGCCGAATCCCTCTGCGTGCTCGTATGTAATCTCCTTGAACTTAAGTGCTCCCTCCAGGGCGACCGGGTGGCCCACGCCCCGACCGATGAAGAAGTACGCGTCGCAGCCGCGGTACTCGTCGGCGAGGCGGTCGACCGGCGACTCCTCGAGGACCCGCTGGACGTCCGTCGGGAGCCGGCGGAACGCGGCGGCGCGCTCCGCGTGGCCCTCGCTCGGGCTGCCCGTCACGTCCTCGACGATGCGCTCGCCGAGCAGCGACAGCGCGGCCACCTGCGAGGAGAACGTCTTCGTCGCGGCCACGCCGATCTCGGGGCCGGCGCGGATGAACAGCGCGTCGTCGCACTCCCGGGCGGCCGTGGAGCCGACGACGTTCGTCACCGCGAGCGTCCGCGCGCCGGCCTCGCGCGCGTGCCGGACCGACTGGAGCGTGTCCGCCGTCTCCCCGCTCTGCGTGACGGCGACGACGAGCGTGTTCTCGCCGATCGGCGCCGGCGTCGTGGCGTACTCGCCGGCGCGGAAGGCGTACGCCGGGACGCCCTGCTCGACGAGGTGCTCCCGGGCGTACAGCGCGGCGTGGTGGGAGGTGCCGCAGGCGACGAACTGGACGTCGCTCACGTCCGCGAACGCCCCGAGGGGGAACGACGACAGCGAGACGCTCCCGTCGTCCTGGATCCGGCCGCGGATGGTGCGGTCGAGCGCCTTCGGCTGTTCGTTGATCTCCTTGAGCATGTAGTGCTCGTAGCCGTCGCGCTCGGCGTCCTCGGGCTGCCAGTCCACGGTCGTGGGCTCGCGTGTGACGTGCGCCCCGTCGGAATCGGTCACAGCGTAGCCGTCCCGGTCGACCTCGACGACGTCGCCGTCCTCCAGGTGGACGACGCGGTCCGTGAACTCGAGGAACGACGGGACGTCGCTGGCGAGGAACTGCCGGTCCTCGCCGAGTCCGAGCACGAGCGGCGAGCCGCGACGGGTGGCGTACAGCGACGTCTCGCCGGCGGCGAGCAGGACGACCGCGAAGCTCCCCTCGAGCCGGTCGACTGCGCGTCTGAACGCCTCGTCGGTCGCGAGCCCGTCGGAGAGTCCCTCCTCGATCAGGTGGGGGATGACCTCCGTGTCGGTGTCGCTGGTGAAGCGGTGGCCGCGCTCGCGCAGTTCGTCGCGCAGCGCCTCGTGGTTCTCGATGATGCCGTTGTGGACGACCGACACGGCGCCCGTACAGTCGGTGTGGGGGTGGGCGTTCGCGTCCGTCGGCGCACCGTGCGTGCTCCAGCGCGTGTGTCCGATGCCGATGTTGGCGGCGAGAGTCGTCTCCGCGACCGCGTCCCGGAGGGCGTCGATCTCGCCCGCGCGTTTCAGCACGGTGATGTCGTCATCGCCGCGCGGCACCGCGATACCGCTGGAGTCGTAGCCGCGATATTCGAGGTTCGCGAGCCCCGTGAGCAGCTCGTCGACCACGTCACCGTCGGCGACGCAGGCGGTTATTCCACACATCGGATGGCTCCCGTTCGCGGCCGATCGTGCGCCTGTTCCAAGGGTTGTGGCGGGGTCGCCGCCGGTAAGGGTCCTCTCATTGATAGCTCCCGGATGGGCGCGCCATCCGCGTGACGGTGGTCAATTACGTGTTCTCTCCATTGTTATTCGCGTACTGTGGAGTCCAGCGGATAGGTTAGCCGAAGCCACGAGTTCGTGGTTCCGCGGGGAGCGCAGGGGACCGATTCGCCCCCCGTATCGGGGGATAGCGACCGGTAGCGAACTGATAACAAAGGGGATAGCTGGCTCCCCCATAGACGTCACATGTTAGTCACTCTCTGGGCGGGAGACGGCACGGGCGGCCGGTTCGTGTCGTCGTTCCCGCCGGATTCGATCCCCATCGGCCCGCCCGCGGGCTCGGTGCAGGTCGACGCGCGGGCCGACCCGCCGTTTCGATCCGGTGTCGCCGACCCGCACCGTCTCACGACCGACCGTACCCGCGCTAGGGTCGGCCCGAACGTCTATATCCACGGCGTGCGCGGTATCCAACGTGACACACTCGTCGGCTACCGGGACGAGGTGACGAGTAGCGTCTTGCTCGACTGCGCGCGAGTTCCCTCCGGTCCGTCCGCCGGGGAC
Protein-coding sequences here:
- the glmS gene encoding glutamine--fructose-6-phosphate transaminase (isomerizing), whose protein sequence is MCGITACVADGDVVDELLTGLANLEYRGYDSSGIAVPRGDDDITVLKRAGEIDALRDAVAETTLAANIGIGHTRWSTHGAPTDANAHPHTDCTGAVSVVHNGIIENHEALRDELRERGHRFTSDTDTEVIPHLIEEGLSDGLATDEAFRRAVDRLEGSFAVVLLAAGETSLYATRRGSPLVLGLGEDRQFLASDVPSFLEFTDRVVHLEDGDVVEVDRDGYAVTDSDGAHVTREPTTVDWQPEDAERDGYEHYMLKEINEQPKALDRTIRGRIQDDGSVSLSSFPLGAFADVSDVQFVACGTSHHAALYAREHLVEQGVPAYAFRAGEYATTPAPIGENTLVVAVTQSGETADTLQSVRHAREAGARTLAVTNVVGSTAARECDDALFIRAGPEIGVAATKTFSSQVAALSLLGERIVEDVTGSPSEGHAERAAAFRRLPTDVQRVLEESPVDRLADEYRGCDAYFFIGRGVGHPVALEGALKFKEITYEHAEGFGSAQLKHGPLALVTEDTPVVAVFDGRHQGKALANVEEVRARGAPVIAIGGEGSREVRELADEFLPVPDTHPDATGVLANVQLQLVSYHVADLLGRAIDKPRNLAKSVTVE
- a CDS encoding DUF7563 family protein encodes the protein MPECINCGSFVTPSFVRVFGGNDGEVRGCDSCMTQTELNSGIAAQSVGEEIPMESNDGPTSSSGQGPPGL
- a CDS encoding restriction endonuclease, with translation MSGTDRDAVEHVEPSGFPDLVAVLWRRQGWTVEPNALDDRLYAIERREAGAIERRALFAVYRSPGGAVDAAGVRDRARVELGPDGTTLATNAGFTPEAVDTAAAHGIDLVGPDDLARLVDALDARAVLDGTATDDERRRETSPDQGN
- a CDS encoding HalOD1 output domain-containing protein encodes the protein MMDEDGTEWSDGGTTLDRSVHDPAAGDSTGTAVALAVGRAKDVPPTELPQLESALDTDALDRLTASLATRSDEQSRISFRYAGVAVSISGTGEIVVRDIESA
- a CDS encoding winged helix-turn-helix domain-containing protein translates to MSDDWDVVGYVISSRYRVAVLGRLADGPATPSGIADDEDLAVTHVSRALRGLRERDLVELLVPEERRKGRVYGITEDGRETWNLIQTKDLLD
- a CDS encoding DUF7344 domain-containing protein, which codes for MSESEHGRLSQNEVYDLLSNPRRRFVISYLREHGGPIELTALAREVAAWENQVPAEELTDQQEKRVYVSLYQTHIPKLRNAGVVDYDPDDGVIRLTATVDQLERYLPEEERTELPWQTLYIATAVVGGLFYLLTVVNAPGFAAVPDAVAGIVVVAAFLVVTLAQYVYSRYMAPGTEASLVERRLQ